Proteins found in one Deinococcus radiopugnans ATCC 19172 genomic segment:
- a CDS encoding beta-N-acetylglucosaminidase domain-containing protein, which translates to MSAFPILGVIEGFYGRPWTPAQRGRLFARMAAWGMDTYLYAPKDDRWHRQRWREPYPAAEATALQELAADARQHGLRFVYALSPGLDLDWADEGDRRALAQKLRSVQGLGVEHFALLFDDIPYAADRAAQAGAQVAATHHVMDALWPGGQTGLLLFCPTEYCAERAQPSVAGSPYLHVLGDGLRPGVEILWTGPQVVSCEISVEGIVEVNRVLRRRVLIWDNLHASDYTLHRLHLGPYAGRPLELRQQVAGILSNPNNPLEVNTPGLFSLADYAHAGPDWTPEDSLNRALDGWLPEFNATAAHPVTREDLQLLAQMLYLPGRLGPQAAQVLERARQLVDPQTDEKTHTAALAELGAAQRRLTTVLQALEAGPNRDLLFDLHPYLVDVLEELGRLLAGATRQGDTNPELFRFRGSLADRLMALGQDRKPPQERL; encoded by the coding sequence ATGAGTGCGTTTCCCATCTTGGGCGTGATCGAGGGGTTCTACGGCCGTCCCTGGACCCCGGCCCAGCGCGGACGCCTGTTTGCCCGCATGGCCGCCTGGGGCATGGACACCTACCTTTACGCCCCCAAGGATGACCGCTGGCACCGACAACGCTGGCGTGAACCCTACCCGGCCGCGGAGGCCACCGCCCTGCAGGAACTGGCCGCCGACGCCCGGCAACATGGCCTCCGCTTCGTCTACGCTCTCTCCCCCGGCCTGGACCTCGACTGGGCGGACGAGGGAGACCGCCGCGCCCTGGCCCAGAAACTCCGCAGCGTGCAGGGACTGGGGGTGGAGCATTTCGCACTGCTGTTCGACGACATTCCCTACGCCGCCGACCGCGCCGCGCAGGCCGGGGCACAGGTGGCCGCCACCCACCACGTCATGGATGCCCTCTGGCCTGGCGGGCAGACAGGATTGCTGCTGTTTTGCCCCACCGAATACTGCGCGGAGCGGGCGCAGCCCAGCGTGGCTGGTTCACCGTACCTGCACGTGCTGGGCGATGGCCTGCGCCCCGGCGTGGAGATTTTGTGGACCGGGCCGCAGGTGGTGTCCTGCGAGATCAGCGTCGAGGGCATCGTGGAGGTCAACCGGGTGCTGCGCCGCCGGGTCCTGATCTGGGACAACCTGCACGCCAGCGACTACACCCTGCACCGCCTTCACCTGGGGCCTTACGCGGGGCGTCCACTGGAACTGCGGCAGCAGGTGGCGGGCATCCTGAGCAACCCGAACAACCCGCTGGAGGTCAACACGCCGGGGCTGTTCAGCCTGGCGGACTATGCCCACGCGGGGCCGGACTGGACGCCGGAGGACTCACTGAACCGCGCGCTGGACGGGTGGCTGCCGGAGTTCAATGCCACGGCCGCCCACCCGGTCACGCGCGAAGACCTGCAACTGCTGGCCCAGATGCTGTACCTGCCGGGTCGCCTGGGGCCGCAGGCGGCGCAGGTCCTGGAACGGGCACGGCAACTGGTGGACCCTCAGACGGACGAGAAGACCCACACCGCAGCGCTGGCGGAACTCGGGGCAGCACAGCGGCGGCTGACCACCGTGCTGCAGGCGCTGGAAGCTGGCCCCAACCGCGACCTGCTGTTCGACCTGCACCCGTATCTGGTGGACGTCCTAGAGGAACTCGGCCGCCTATTGGCGGGAGCCACCCGGCAGGGTGACACTAACCCGGAACTGTTCAGGTTCCGCGGCAGCCTCGCCGATAGGCTGATGGCTCTGGGTCAAGACAGGAAGCCGCCGCAAGAACGCCTCTAG
- the rplQ gene encoding 50S ribosomal protein L17, which yields MRHGKAGRKLNRNSSARTALARAQATALLREGRIQTTLTKAKELRPYVEKLITTAKGGDLHARRLVARDIHDNDVVRKMMDEVAPKYAERPGGYTRILRVGTRRGDGVTMALIELV from the coding sequence ATGCGCCACGGTAAAGCCGGACGCAAGCTCAACCGCAACAGCAGTGCCCGCACCGCCCTGGCCCGTGCCCAGGCGACGGCGCTGCTGCGCGAGGGCCGCATCCAGACGACCCTCACGAAGGCCAAAGAGCTGCGCCCCTACGTCGAGAAACTGATCACCACCGCCAAGGGCGGCGACCTGCACGCCCGCCGTCTGGTGGCCCGCGACATCCACGACAACGACGTTGTTCGCAAGATGATGGATGAAGTGGCCCCCAAGTACGCCGAGCGTCCCGGCGGCTACACCCGCATCCTGCGCGTCGGCACCCGCCGCGGCGACGGCGTGACGATGGCCCTGATCGAACTGGTCTGA
- a CDS encoding DNA-directed RNA polymerase subunit alpha, protein MDQKRPQLKARVDGDYGEFVLEPLTRGYGVTIGNPIRRILMSSIPGTAVTSVYIEDVLHEFSTIPGVKEDVIQMILNLKELVVKFHAPGPKTLTLRAQGEGVVKASAFEVPSDAEIVNPDLVIATLAEDGKLVMEVRVEEGEGYVPADKHATKDRINSIPVDAVFSPVRRVAYHVENTRVGQQTDLDRLILRVWTDGSTGPQDTLDKAVEILREELNVFGNVETLPALTPEFSQQPVYTPTTPVMPQPGVYDLPSAPATLNLNPGDYPAEMDSPRVTLEGLGLTTRVLHSLKEEGIDSVDALCALSDRDLKKVPGIGERSLDEIKQQLAQFGLALRD, encoded by the coding sequence GTGGATCAAAAGCGCCCTCAACTTAAAGCCCGCGTGGACGGCGATTACGGCGAGTTCGTCCTGGAGCCGCTCACGCGCGGTTACGGCGTCACCATCGGGAACCCCATCCGGCGCATCCTGATGTCCTCGATCCCCGGCACGGCTGTCACCAGCGTGTACATCGAAGACGTGCTGCACGAATTCTCCACCATTCCCGGAGTCAAGGAGGACGTCATTCAGATGATCCTCAACCTCAAGGAACTGGTCGTGAAGTTCCACGCCCCCGGTCCCAAGACCCTGACCCTGCGCGCGCAGGGCGAGGGTGTGGTCAAGGCCAGCGCCTTCGAGGTGCCCAGCGACGCCGAGATCGTCAACCCCGACCTGGTGATCGCCACCCTGGCCGAGGACGGCAAGCTGGTCATGGAAGTGCGCGTGGAAGAAGGCGAGGGCTACGTTCCCGCCGACAAGCACGCCACCAAGGACCGCATCAACTCGATTCCGGTGGACGCTGTGTTCTCCCCGGTGCGCCGCGTGGCCTACCACGTCGAGAACACCCGCGTGGGTCAGCAGACCGACCTGGACCGGTTGATCCTGCGCGTCTGGACCGACGGCTCAACCGGCCCGCAGGACACCCTGGACAAGGCGGTGGAGATTCTGCGCGAGGAGCTGAACGTGTTCGGCAACGTGGAAACCCTGCCGGCCCTGACCCCGGAATTCAGCCAGCAACCGGTCTACACGCCCACCACCCCGGTGATGCCCCAGCCCGGCGTGTACGACCTGCCCTCCGCTCCCGCTACGCTGAATCTGAACCCTGGCGACTACCCCGCCGAGATGGATTCGCCGCGCGTGACCCTCGAAGGCCTGGGGCTGACCACCCGCGTGCTGCATTCCCTCAAGGAAGAAGGCATCGACAGCGTGGACGCCTTGTGCGCGCTGTCGGACCGTGACCTGAAGAAGGTGCCCGGCATCGGCGAACGCAGCCTGGACGAGATCAAGCAGCAGCTGGCCCAGTTCGGGCTGGCGCTGCGCGACTAA
- the rpsD gene encoding 30S ribosomal protein S4, producing MGRYRGSITKQSRREGINLAETEKVQKYLDKRPYAPGQHGQRRGRGRPSDYSVRLREKQKLVRLYGMNEKQFHNMFLEAERMPGVLGTVFLQLLERRLDNVVFRMGFASTRRQARQFVGHGHVLVNGKKVDVPSYRVKVGDEIVVAEGSRSMGFIQENMEAQKRRRVAPWVELNPETFTGTFARLPAREDLALPINENFIIEYYSR from the coding sequence ATGGGTCGTTACCGTGGATCGATTACCAAACAGAGTCGCCGTGAGGGCATCAACCTCGCGGAAACAGAGAAAGTCCAGAAGTACCTGGACAAGCGCCCCTATGCGCCCGGTCAGCACGGTCAGCGCCGTGGCCGCGGCCGTCCCAGCGATTACAGCGTGCGTCTGCGCGAGAAGCAGAAGCTGGTGCGGCTCTACGGCATGAACGAAAAGCAGTTCCACAACATGTTCTTGGAAGCCGAGCGGATGCCCGGCGTGCTGGGCACCGTGTTCTTGCAGCTGCTCGAGCGCCGTCTGGACAACGTTGTGTTCCGGATGGGCTTTGCCAGCACCCGCCGTCAGGCCCGGCAGTTTGTCGGCCACGGTCATGTTCTCGTGAACGGCAAGAAGGTCGACGTCCCGAGCTACCGCGTCAAGGTTGGCGACGAAATCGTCGTGGCCGAAGGCAGCCGCTCGATGGGCTTTATCCAGGAAAACATGGAAGCGCAGAAGCGCCGCCGCGTCGCCCCCTGGGTCGAACTGAACCCCGAAACCTTCACCGGCACCTTCGCCCGCCTTCCGGCGCGTGAAGACCTGGCGCTGCCGATCAACGAGAACTTCATCATCGAGTACTACTCGCGTTAA
- the rpsK gene encoding 30S ribosomal protein S11, translating to MAKSTKGKTPRRARRNISAGRAYVHASYNNTIVTITDLDGNSVAWSSGGTIGYKGSKKGTPYAAQLAAADAVKKAQQTFGMNIVDVVVRGSGSGREQAIRAIQASGIEVKSIMDDTPVPHNGCRPKKKFRA from the coding sequence ATGGCGAAATCTACCAAGGGCAAGACCCCGCGCCGCGCCCGGCGCAACATCAGCGCAGGACGGGCCTACGTGCACGCCAGCTACAACAACACGATTGTCACCATCACTGATCTGGACGGCAACTCTGTCGCCTGGAGCAGCGGCGGCACCATCGGCTACAAGGGCAGCAAGAAGGGCACGCCCTACGCCGCGCAGCTCGCCGCCGCCGACGCCGTGAAGAAGGCCCAGCAGACCTTCGGCATGAACATCGTCGACGTGGTGGTGCGCGGCAGCGGCTCGGGCCGTGAACAGGCCATCCGTGCCATCCAGGCCAGCGGCATCGAAGTGAAGTCCATCATGGACGACACCCCCGTGCCGCACAACGGCTGCCGCCCCAAGAAAAAGTTCCGCGCGTAG
- the rpsM gene encoding 30S ribosomal protein S13, translating to MARVAGVDLPREKRIEIALTYIYGIGLTRSKEILARTGINPDTRVKNLSEGDQSTLRDAVEKTYKVEGDLRSEVGQNIKRLMDIGAYRGLRHRRGLPVRGQRTKTNARTRKGPRKTVAGKKKAARK from the coding sequence ATGGCCCGCGTTGCAGGCGTGGACCTGCCCCGCGAAAAGCGCATTGAAATCGCGCTGACCTACATCTACGGCATCGGCCTGACCCGCAGCAAGGAAATTCTGGCGCGCACCGGGATCAACCCCGACACCCGCGTCAAGAACCTCAGCGAGGGCGATCAGTCCACCCTGCGTGACGCCGTGGAAAAGACCTACAAGGTCGAGGGCGATCTGCGCTCCGAAGTCGGTCAGAACATCAAGCGTCTGATGGACATCGGTGCGTACCGTGGCCTGCGCCACCGCCGCGGCCTGCCCGTGCGCGGTCAGCGCACCAAGACCAACGCCCGCACCCGCAAGGGGCCGCGCAAGACTGTGGCTGGTAAGAAAAAGGCCGCGAGGAAGTAA
- the rpmJ gene encoding 50S ribosomal protein L36: MKVRSSVKRMCDGCKVIRRHGRVLVICSKEVKHKQRQG, encoded by the coding sequence ATGAAAGTTCGCAGCAGTGTCAAGAGAATGTGCGACGGCTGCAAGGTGATCCGCCGTCACGGACGGGTGCTGGTCATCTGCAGCAAGGAAGTCAAGCACAAGCAGAGGCAGGGCTGA
- the infA gene encoding translation initiation factor IF-1, which produces MPEQREKKKKEESDTVRAEGVVEEALPNTTFRVKLDTGHDILAYISGKMRIHYIRILPGDRVVLEISPYDTSRGRIVYRR; this is translated from the coding sequence ATGCCGGAACAGCGGGAAAAGAAGAAGAAGGAAGAGTCCGATACCGTACGCGCCGAGGGCGTGGTGGAAGAGGCGTTGCCCAACACCACCTTCCGCGTGAAGCTCGATACGGGGCACGACATCCTGGCCTACATCAGCGGGAAAATGCGGATTCACTACATCCGGATCCTGCCTGGTGACCGTGTGGTTCTGGAAATCAGCCCGTACGACACGTCGCGCGGGCGCATCGTCTACCGCCGCTGA
- a CDS encoding VWA domain-containing protein, translated as MSEATTSPHSAPERLRRWRLVLGSGEADGVSAGEGGQDIGLSIEDRRMDDALSGLYDAPTGSRRGGLGASAPKVARWLADLREFFPSDVVRVMQEDAIERLNLTQLLFEPEMLDNVEADVHLVGTLLTLKGVMPARAKDAARAVVRRVVDDLTRRLEEPTRAAVAGSLNRAQRNFRPRGPEIDWNATIRANLKSYLPEKRTIIPERLIGYGRKRRSLRDIVLCLDQSGSMASSVVYAGVFGAVLASLPAVSTRVVVFDTEVADLSENLSDPVDVLYGIQLGGGTDINRALAYCQGIVQRPEQTILVLISDLYEGGNEREMLARARTLKDSGVNLIALLALSDDGAPSYDHGVARAFAAMGIPAFACTPDHFPGLMAAAMRGDDVAAWAGTQGIVTRGSAAG; from the coding sequence ATGAGCGAAGCAACCACATCTCCCCACAGCGCCCCCGAACGACTGCGCCGCTGGCGACTGGTGCTGGGCAGCGGCGAGGCCGATGGCGTCAGCGCGGGCGAGGGCGGCCAGGACATCGGCCTCTCGATTGAAGACAGGCGCATGGACGACGCCCTGAGCGGGTTGTACGACGCCCCTACTGGCTCCCGGCGCGGCGGCCTGGGCGCCAGCGCGCCGAAAGTGGCCCGCTGGCTGGCCGACCTGCGCGAATTTTTCCCGTCCGACGTGGTGCGCGTGATGCAGGAGGACGCCATCGAACGCCTGAACCTCACGCAACTCCTCTTTGAGCCGGAGATGCTGGACAACGTGGAGGCCGACGTGCATCTGGTGGGCACGCTGCTGACCCTGAAGGGCGTGATGCCCGCCAGGGCCAAGGACGCCGCCCGCGCCGTGGTTCGCCGGGTGGTGGATGACCTGACCCGGCGGCTGGAAGAACCCACCCGCGCCGCCGTGGCGGGCAGCCTCAACCGCGCCCAGCGCAACTTCCGCCCACGTGGCCCGGAGATCGACTGGAACGCCACCATCCGCGCCAACCTCAAATCATATCTGCCTGAAAAGCGCACCATCATTCCCGAACGGCTGATCGGCTACGGGCGCAAACGCCGCAGCCTGCGTGACATCGTGCTGTGCCTGGATCAGTCGGGCAGCATGGCCAGCAGCGTGGTCTACGCGGGTGTCTTCGGGGCGGTGCTCGCCAGCCTGCCCGCCGTCAGCACCCGCGTGGTGGTCTTCGACACCGAAGTGGCCGATCTCTCCGAGAACCTCAGTGATCCGGTGGACGTGTTGTACGGCATTCAACTGGGCGGCGGCACCGACATCAACCGGGCGCTGGCGTACTGCCAGGGCATCGTGCAGCGCCCCGAACAGACCATTCTGGTGCTGATCAGCGACCTCTACGAGGGCGGCAACGAGCGCGAGATGCTGGCCCGCGCCCGCACCCTCAAGGACAGTGGCGTCAACCTGATCGCGCTGCTGGCCCTCTCGGACGACGGCGCCCCCAGCTACGATCACGGCGTCGCGCGGGCGTTTGCGGCGATGGGCATTCCCGCTTTTGCCTGCACGCCCGATCACTTCCCCGGCCTGATGGCGGCGGCCATGCGCGGCGACGACGTGGCGGCGTGGGCTGGAACGCAGGGCATCGTGACGCGGGGCAGCGCAGCGGGGTAA
- a CDS encoding DUF5682 family protein, whose amino-acid sequence MTHTSPYHIFPIRHHGPGSARSLAAALEALQPDLLLVEGPADADGVLLFLAQKDFKPPVALLGYVNDDPARASFWPFAAFSPEFVAFQWAARAGVAARFMDLPASATLAFEREDEPEADLHSDPMRVLAEAAGYSDFERWWETLVEARGDGGDVFAAVLEVMAAVRADAPAPAGREAMREAHMRQTIRAAQKAGFTKIAVVCGAWHAPVLDDLARFPVGVDAALLRGLPKAKVTLTWVPWTHGRLSLHSGYGAGVRSPGYYHHLFTTPEHVTERWFARAARLLRGEKLEASSASVIEATRLANTLAGLRGRALPGLDELNEAALSVFGWDSDLPLRLIERQLIVGEALGEVPSDTPTVPLAQDLARQQKKLRLKVQPEQHELTLDLRQDNDLARSALFHRLNLLGIPWAQERHAGGRGTFKEAWALAWQPEFSVRLVQASRYGQTVADAAGAQAIETARTSASLSELTTLLEVVRYADLPDALPAALDALDARAAVGADVADLLSALAPLARLARYGDVRGRGDGAASAGDAPARVFRTLLTRACVGLPTAAIGLAEDAAGSLQRAVDAGDASVRLLDEAGALAEWRAALLRLADRPEAHPLLVGDAVRRLRDGGELETSEAERRVSLALGAERPGDVTAWLDGFLGHSAALLLHDSALLALLDGWLTGLDRAAFQEVLPLLRRVFARYEKPERRAIGEAVRGGGPNRGEVTLELDEERAMRVVPVVLRLLGVRE is encoded by the coding sequence ATGACTCATACTTCTCCTTACCACATTTTCCCCATCCGTCACCACGGCCCTGGCTCGGCGCGTTCGCTGGCGGCGGCGCTGGAAGCCCTGCAACCCGATCTGCTGCTGGTGGAAGGCCCGGCGGATGCCGATGGCGTGCTGCTCTTTCTGGCGCAGAAGGACTTCAAGCCGCCCGTGGCGCTGCTGGGCTACGTCAACGACGATCCGGCCCGCGCGTCGTTCTGGCCGTTTGCCGCCTTTAGCCCGGAGTTCGTGGCCTTTCAGTGGGCAGCGCGTGCCGGGGTGGCCGCCCGCTTCATGGACTTGCCCGCCAGCGCCACACTGGCTTTCGAGCGCGAGGACGAACCCGAAGCTGACCTCCACTCTGACCCCATGCGCGTGCTGGCCGAGGCGGCGGGTTACAGCGACTTCGAGCGCTGGTGGGAAACGCTGGTGGAGGCGCGGGGCGATGGCGGCGACGTCTTCGCGGCGGTGCTGGAAGTGATGGCGGCGGTGCGGGCCGATGCTCCGGCCCCGGCGGGCCGCGAGGCCATGCGCGAGGCCCACATGCGCCAGACCATCCGCGCCGCGCAGAAGGCGGGTTTTACGAAGATTGCCGTCGTCTGCGGAGCGTGGCACGCGCCCGTGCTGGACGATCTGGCGAGATTTCCGGTGGGGGTGGACGCGGCGCTGCTCAGGGGTCTGCCGAAAGCGAAAGTCACCCTGACCTGGGTGCCGTGGACGCACGGGCGGCTGTCGCTGCACAGCGGCTACGGCGCGGGCGTGCGCTCGCCGGGGTACTACCACCACCTGTTCACCACCCCCGAACACGTCACCGAGCGCTGGTTTGCGCGGGCGGCGCGGCTGCTGCGCGGCGAGAAGCTGGAGGCCAGCAGCGCCAGCGTGATCGAGGCCACCCGGCTGGCGAACACCCTGGCCGGACTGCGGGGCCGCGCCCTGCCCGGCCTGGACGAGCTGAACGAGGCCGCCCTGAGCGTCTTTGGCTGGGACAGCGACTTGCCCCTGCGCCTGATTGAGCGCCAGCTGATCGTGGGCGAGGCGCTGGGCGAGGTGCCCTCTGACACCCCCACCGTGCCCCTGGCGCAGGATCTGGCCCGCCAGCAGAAGAAGCTGCGGCTGAAGGTGCAGCCCGAACAGCACGAACTCACCCTGGACTTGCGCCAGGACAACGATCTGGCCCGCAGCGCGCTGTTCCACCGCCTGAACCTGCTGGGCATTCCCTGGGCGCAGGAACGGCACGCGGGCGGGCGCGGCACCTTCAAGGAAGCCTGGGCGCTGGCGTGGCAGCCCGAATTCAGCGTCCGGCTGGTGCAGGCCAGCCGATACGGGCAGACGGTGGCGGACGCGGCGGGGGCACAGGCCATCGAAACCGCGCGAACAAGTGCTTCCCTATCCGAACTAACCACGCTGCTGGAAGTCGTGCGTTACGCCGATCTGCCGGATGCCCTGCCCGCCGCCCTGGACGCCCTGGACGCCCGCGCGGCGGTGGGGGCGGACGTGGCTGACCTGCTCTCGGCGCTGGCCCCGCTGGCCCGACTGGCCCGGTACGGCGATGTGCGTGGGCGCGGTGACGGGGCCGCCTCAGCCGGTGACGCTCCCGCCCGCGTGTTCCGCACCCTGCTGACCCGCGCGTGCGTGGGTTTGCCGACGGCGGCCATCGGTTTAGCCGAGGACGCGGCTGGAAGCCTTCAACGCGCCGTCGATGCCGGTGACGCCAGCGTTCGCCTGCTGGACGAGGCCGGGGCGCTGGCCGAGTGGCGGGCCGCCCTGTTGCGTCTGGCAGACCGCCCCGAGGCCCATCCGCTGCTCGTCGGGGACGCCGTGCGCCGCCTGCGCGACGGCGGCGAACTGGAAACCTCCGAAGCTGAACGCCGTGTCTCGCTGGCGCTGGGGGCCGAACGCCCCGGCGACGTGACCGCGTGGCTAGACGGTTTCCTGGGACACAGCGCCGCGCTGCTGCTGCACGATTCCGCGTTGCTGGCCCTGCTGGACGGCTGGCTGACGGGTCTGGACAGGGCGGCCTTTCAGGAAGTCCTGCCCCTGCTGCGCCGCGTCTTTGCCCGTTACGAGAAGCCCGAACGCCGCGCGATTGGTGAAGCCGTGCGCGGCGGTGGGCCGAACAGGGGAGAGGTCACGCTGGAACTGGACGAGGAACGGGCCATGCGGGTGGTGCCGGTGGTGCTGCGCCTGCTGGGCGTGCGCGAATGA
- a CDS encoding ATP-binding protein, which produces MTATPEVLRQHAEQAYAHELTALAAQDDRPRPPQWNLSPHAVLTYLMGGTLRDGTEITAKYVGDRRLMEIAVATLATDRALLLIGVPGTAKSWVSEHLAAAISGDSTLLVQGTAGTGEEAIRYGWNYARLIAEGPSEAALVESPIMRAMRTGRLARLEELTRVQSDVQDTLITVLSEKTLPVPELNTEVQAARGFNLIATANNRDRGVNDLSSALKRRFNTVVLPVPDSLEDEVRIVVQRVGQLASSLQIPAAPPALEEVRRIVTIFRELRSGVTKDGKTKLKAPSGTLSTAEAISVVNHGLSLAAHFGNGELSAADVAASLVGAVVKDPVQDGVVWREYLETVAKKREDWRELYKACRAVS; this is translated from the coding sequence ATGACCGCCACCCCCGAAGTCCTGCGCCAGCACGCCGAGCAAGCCTACGCCCACGAACTCACGGCCCTGGCCGCCCAGGATGACCGGCCCCGGCCCCCGCAGTGGAACCTCAGCCCGCACGCCGTGCTGACCTACCTGATGGGCGGCACGCTAAGGGACGGCACCGAAATCACGGCCAAGTACGTGGGAGACCGCCGCCTGATGGAAATCGCCGTCGCCACCCTGGCCACAGACCGCGCCCTGCTGCTGATCGGCGTGCCGGGCACCGCCAAGAGCTGGGTCAGCGAACACCTGGCCGCCGCCATCTCGGGCGACAGCACGCTGCTGGTGCAGGGCACGGCGGGCACGGGCGAGGAGGCCATCCGCTACGGCTGGAACTACGCCCGCCTGATCGCCGAAGGCCCCAGCGAGGCGGCCCTGGTGGAAAGCCCGATCATGCGCGCCATGCGAACCGGCAGGCTGGCCCGCCTGGAAGAGCTGACCCGCGTGCAGAGCGACGTGCAGGATACCCTGATCACCGTGCTGTCCGAGAAGACGCTGCCGGTGCCGGAGCTGAACACGGAAGTTCAGGCGGCGCGCGGCTTCAACCTGATCGCCACCGCCAACAACCGCGATCGGGGCGTTAATGACCTGTCCAGTGCGCTGAAGCGCCGTTTCAACACGGTGGTGCTGCCCGTCCCCGACAGCCTGGAAGACGAGGTGAGGATCGTCGTGCAGCGGGTGGGGCAACTGGCGAGCAGCCTCCAGATTCCCGCCGCGCCCCCGGCGCTGGAGGAAGTGCGGCGCATCGTGACCATCTTCCGCGAGTTGCGGAGTGGGGTCACCAAGGACGGCAAGACCAAACTGAAGGCCCCCAGCGGCACGCTCTCCACCGCCGAGGCCATCAGCGTGGTCAACCACGGCTTATCGTTGGCGGCGCATTTCGGTAACGGCGAACTGAGCGCCGCCGATGTGGCCGCCAGTCTGGTGGGCGCGGTCGTGAAAGACCCGGTGCAGGACGGCGTGGTGTGGCGCGAATACCTGGAAACCGTGGCGAAGAAACGGGAAGACTGGCGGGAGTTGTACAAGGCGTGCAGGGCGGTGAGTTGA